The genomic region AGGAATGCCTTCCTCGCCCGAGGGTTGAGGGGTGGCTGGTAAATCAGCCATAGGTTTTTCAGCCATACAGGCCTCCTTGGAAGTGACGTGCGTTCGCGCGCACTGTTATCTGCTCCGCTGTTCCTATGGTTAACGAGAGACGTTAGGCGCACATCCTACAAGTTTGATGGCATATATGTGCGAAAACACTGCCCCGCGCGCAGTTCAAGCCAGGCCGGACTCCACCAACAACGCTTCGAGCCCCATCAAATCCGGCACCTTCGCCACCTGCTCCCCTACCTGCACCGCCGCCAGTTCCAACGGGCACAGCGGCACGTCCACATAGCTCAATTCGCTATCGAGCTTGTACGAACGCGGGATGCCTTGAATCACCAGTGCAATGAATTTCAACGTGGGCCTGCCACCCAACGCATTCAACACCACGATCCGCGAGCGTTCGCCGGTCACGCTGGCTTCACCGCACACGGCTTCAAAGCTGATCAAGGGGATTTGCCGATCGCGCCAGGTCACCTGGCGCAGATACCACGGCGGTGCATCGCTGGCCGGTTCGCCGCGCTGGAAGTCGATCAGCTCGGCGATGGCGACGTTGGGCAGCACCAGGTGGCGGTCGGCCAGGGGCAGTAGCAGGCCGGTGAGTTGGCTGGCGCGGTGGTCAAGCATGGGACTTGCTCCAGTAGGCGATGCTTTCCAGCAGCACCGACTCCTGGTACGGCTTGCCGAGGTAGTCGTTGACGCCGATGGCCATGGCGCGGTCGCGATGTTTCTGGCCGGTGCGCGAGGTGATCATGATGATCGGCAGGCGCATCAGGCGGGGGTCGTTGCGCACCTGGATGGCCACCTCGAAGCCGTCCATGCGCGGCATTTCGATGTCGAGCAGCATCAGGTCCGGGGTGTGTTCTTCGAGCACGGCGATGGCGTCGATGCCGTCCTTGGCGGTGAGCACGTTCATGCCGTTGCGCTCCAGCAGGCGGCTGGTGACTTTGCGCACGGTGACTGAGTCGTCCACCACCAACACTAGCAGCGGGCGCTTTTTCAGCGGGTCGTTGAGGATCAGCGGCGCATCCACCGCCTGGGCCGGCATGGCCGGTTGGCGGGCGCGGATATGCGCGAGCAGGTCGATGATCAACACCACGCGGCCATCGCCCAGAATGGTCGCGCCGGACAAACCTTGCACTGCGGCGAACTGCGGGCCCAGACCCTTGACCACGATCTCCCGAGTTCCGGCCATGGCGTCCACATGCACCGCCACGCGCCGTTCATTGCAGTGCACCAGCAGCACCGGCACCGGCTGGTACTGGCCGAGCAGTTTCGGGCGGCTGACGGTGTGCAGCAGGTCGCCCAGGTAGAACAACTCGTAGCGCTGGCCGGCATATTCATAGTGCGGCGGATCTTGCTGGTAGTGCCCCGCCAGCTCGTGGGGCAGCACGCGCACCAAACCTTCGATGGTGTTGAGGGGAATCGCGTATTGGTCGTCTGCGCATTGCACCATCAGCGCCCGATTGACCGACACGGTAAACGGCAAGCGAATGCGAAAATGCACGCCCGCCCCCGGCGTCGAATCGATCACCATCGAACCGCCGAGCTGGCGCACTTCTTCATGCACCACGTCCATGCCGACGCCGCGCCCGGAAATCTGCGTGATTTTTTCCGCGGTGGAGAAGCCAGGCTGCAGGATGAATTGCAGCACGTCGCGATCACTGATCTCTTGATCAGGGCCAAGCAGGCCGCGCTTTATCGCCTTGCGCCGCACGGCTTCAAGGGGCACGCCGGCACCGTCGTCGCGCATGTCGAAGACGATATCGCCGCCTTCGTGGGTCAGGTCCAGGGTGATACGGCCCTTCTCCGGCTTGCCCGCCTGCAACCGTATCTCGCGGGATTCCAGGCCGTGGTCCACAGCGTTGCGCAGCATATGTTCCAATGGCGCCGCCATGCGTTCGAGTACGTTGCGGTCCATCTCGCCTTCGGCATTGCCGACGATGAACTCCACGTCCTTGCCCAGCTCCTGCGCCACTTGGCGCACGATACGCTTGAGGCGCGGCAGCATGCGTTCGAAAGGCACCATGCGCGTGCGCATCAGGCCCTCCTGCAACTCGGTGTTGATGCGCGCTTGTTGCTGCAACAGGTCGTGGGCATCCTGGTTGCGGCGCTCGAGGGTGTCCTTGAGATCGAGCAGGTCGGAGGCGGATTCGGACAGCGCGCGGGACAATTGCTGCAGCTGCGAATGACGGTCCATTTCCAGCGGGTCGAATTCTTCATAGCCCAGACGCTCGGCCTCGGCCTGCTGGCGACTGAGCAGGCGGCTTTGGGTTTCGCTGTCGAGTCGGCGCAATTGGTCGCGCATGCGCTCGATAGTCGTTTGCACCTCATTCAATGCGATGCGCGCATCGTTGACTTGCTGCTCGATACGGCCACGGAAGATCGAGGTTTCGCCCGCCAGGTTGACCAGGTCGTCGAGCAGGTCGGCAGAAATTTTCACCATGTCGGCAGCAGGATCGATCACCGCCTCACCCTTGCCTGCCGGCAACGCCACCGGCATGACTGGCTCATCACTGGGGTGCACCAGGCTCTTGATGCGTTCGATCAGTTTGTCCACCGAGCCGACGGGCAATCCATCCGCTACGGCGTCGATCATCTGCGCCAGGCGGTCATGGCAACCTTGCAGCAGCGCAAACAGCTCAGGGGTCGGCGCGAGCAAGCCGGCGGACAAGCCTTCGTAGAGAAATTCGAGCTCATGGGCCAAATCGCCAATCGGCCCGATCTCGACCATGCGTGCGCCGCCCTTGAGGGTATGCAGGTCACGCAGCAGGGTTTCGACTTCCTGGCGATTGCCCGGCTCGGCCTGCCAGCGCACCAGCGCGCTGCCTGAGCTGTCGAGGATATCGGCGGCTTCTTCGAGGAAGATATCCAGCAGCTCAGGGTCGGCACCCGAGGCCGGCTCCGCCGCAACCGGAGTTGTTGGTGTGCTGCTCTGGCGCAGCTCCCGCAGTTTGGCGACCAGCTCGGCGCCATCGCTCAAGGGCTGCCGGTGTTGCAGCTCTTCGAGTTGCAAGGCCAACCGTTCGTGGCTGGCCATCAATACCAGGGACAGCTCGGTAGAGTAACTGTAGCGGCGGTCCACCAGGCCCTCATACAGGCACTCCAGCTCATGGGCCAGGTCGCTCACCGGGTCGATTTCGGCCATGCGCGCACCGCCCTTGAGGGTGTGCAGGTCGCGTTGCAACGAGGACAACGGCGTCGCATTGTCGGGCTCCAGCAGCCAGCGCTTGAGGGACTGCCCGGCGCTGTCGAGGATATCCACGGCTTCTTCGAGAAAGATATCGACAATCTCGTCGTCCATCGCCGTCTGCTGGCCCAGCTGCGCAGTGGCGGCGCCCAGCTCGGAAATACTCAGCGCACGGCTGCCGTCGCTTTTGACCAGGCCGGTAGCCGAAGGGTCCAGCGCGTCATCCAGTAGCTCGCGCAGGGCTTGCACCCGCGCCGGCGCCGGGCTGATTTCCTGGCCGGCGGCCAACTGGTCGAGCATGTTGATCAAGGCTTCATGGGCCTGCTCGGCTTCCAGGAAAAACCGCTCGCTGACCGCCAGGCTGCTTTCTTCTACGGCGCCATACAGGTCGAGCAAGGCTTCGCACAGCGCATCGATGGGGTGCAGGTCGGCGATGTGCGCGCCCTCCCCCAAGGTCGTCAGTTCATCCAGCAGTGCGGTGAGCTCCTGGCGCTCGCCGGGGTGTTGCTGCCAGCGACGCAGCAGGCTTTCGGCATCGAGCAGGATGTCCATGCCCTGGGCCAGGAAATTGGTGATCAGTTGCGGGTCGCGCTTGATACGCAGGCCTGTGCCTGGGCCGTCGAGCAGTGCTGCAAGCTGCTGGTCCAGCAGGCTTTGGGTACGGCTGATCAGATCTGCCGCCCCTTTGATCGGTGCCAGGGGATCGCTGCCCAGGTCGCGCAACCCGCGCTGAAAAAGCCCTTGGGCCTCAAGCAGCAGCTCCACTTCATCCAGGTCCAGCGGCAGGCGGTGGGCCTTGTATTCGCGGGTCAGGTGATCGAGCGGCCGCGCCAGTTCGGCGATGGGTAGCACGCCGGCCATGTAAGCACTGCCCTTGAGGGTGTGCAGGGCGCGTTGCAGTTCATCACTGACCTGCAGCGGCACATGCTCTGCAGCCTGTTGCAGGAAGTGGTCAAGGCTGTCCAGGTGGCTCTGGGCTTCGTTGCGGAAGATCTCCAGCAGCATCGGGTCATGGGGTTCGGCAGTCGACACGGGTGCGCTGCTGGCCAAGGCGTGTGCACGGGCGGCCAGGGCGTCGACTTCGTCGCGCTGACGCTGGGCATCGGTAGCAAAATCGGCGATCAATTCCGGCAGCAGGGCCACCGTTTCATCCAGCACCTGCTGCACCTCGGGGCCGAGGGTGACGCTGCGTTCCAGTACACGATTGAGCAGGTTTTCCACAGCCCAGGCCAACTCGGCCAGCACCAGGGCGCGCACCATGCGGCCGCTGCCTTTGAGGGTGTGGAAGGCCCGGCGCATTTCACCCTGGGCGAATTTGTCCGTGGTGTTGGGCAGGTTGCGATGCAGCACTTCAAGGACTTCTTCGGTTTCCTCAAGGAAGACTTCGCGCAACTCATCGTCAATCGGCGCTTCATCAGCCGGCGGCGGTAACAGGCTGCCCGGACGCCGCAAGGCTGGAGGATTGAGGCGGGAAGTCGGGCTGGCCAACGCATCGAATTGGGACTGGCTCGGTGCGGTCTCGGTGGACAATGCGCCGTCGGGCGCGGCCAGGGCCTGGCGCCAGGGTTTTTCGGTTGGCAGGTAACCCAGTGCGCTCAAGCCCTGAGTCGCCAGTTCCAGCACTTTTTCGCCGGCCGCGTCAGGATCTTGGAGCATGCGTTCGAGGTAATACTCCAGGCTGCTGATCACCTCGGCGAAATGCGCCAGTTGCGCCTCGCAAGGCGCAGCGTCACTGACCATCAACTGCTCATCGACGTAGTCGGTGCAACCGCGCATCAGGCTCGCCGCCCGCGGCAGGGGAATCATCGCCAGGGCGCCGCGCACTTGGCTCAAGAGCTCCGGCAGGGATTCCAGGCGCTGGCGGTCCCAGTGGGCCTCGATGCAGTCGATCACCAGCTCCTTGGCCTGCTTCAAGCACTGGCAGGACTCACGAATCACCAATTGATGAATCTGAGTCAGGTCGGTGGTGGGCAGGCGATTCTCTTCGCGGCTTTCCGGCTCGACGGTGCCGATCATCCCGGCCAACGTCGCTTCGACGTAGAGCAAGGCACCGGCCACATCCATCAACACCGCATCACTGGGTTCACGCTGGCCCTGGACCAGGCTCAACACCACGGCGAGTTGGTCAATGATCACTTTGCGCGGCTGGCCAAACCCCAGTACGGCAAGGGTATCGGCGATCTGCCGCAGCGGCGCCAGCAGCGCGTCGAGGTCGTTGGTGTGTTGGCGGTCACTGCGTACGAACAGGTCGAGGCGCTCCTTGACCCGCACCAGTTCCTCGCACAAGGCGCCAAGCACCGAGCCCATGGCATTGCGATCCGGCCCGGCCAGCCGCGCGCGCTCGGCATCCACCACGGCACTGTCGGGCAAGGCTTCGTCCAGGCCATAGCGTTCTTTCAGGCTTTGCATGCGCGGCGTCG from Pseudomonas synxantha harbors:
- a CDS encoding Hpt domain-containing protein, encoding MVDRHDYVALEWVKGDIAETLKQARSALDLYVETGDAIDECLAGVHQVHGALQMVEFYGAALLAEEIEALALALQAGRVGQRDESIRLLQQALGQLPLYLDRVHSARRDLPLVVLPLLNDLRSARGESLLSETSLFSPQLLSITPLPDEALALRATPDLHEQLRQWHQLLQQALAGLLREDHGPSNLEDMARVFARLEALCQGAPLLPLWQVASALVEGMLTGVIANSPALRSLLKASDKQLKRLLAQCIGGINQPAPDELLKSLLFYVAKVTRPTPRMQSLKERYGLDEALPDSAVVDAERARLAGPDRNAMGSVLGALCEELVRVKERLDLFVRSDRQHTNDLDALLAPLRQIADTLAVLGFGQPRKVIIDQLAVVLSLVQGQREPSDAVLMDVAGALLYVEATLAGMIGTVEPESREENRLPTTDLTQIHQLVIRESCQCLKQAKELVIDCIEAHWDRQRLESLPELLSQVRGALAMIPLPRAASLMRGCTDYVDEQLMVSDAAPCEAQLAHFAEVISSLEYYLERMLQDPDAAGEKVLELATQGLSALGYLPTEKPWRQALAAPDGALSTETAPSQSQFDALASPTSRLNPPALRRPGSLLPPPADEAPIDDELREVFLEETEEVLEVLHRNLPNTTDKFAQGEMRRAFHTLKGSGRMVRALVLAELAWAVENLLNRVLERSVTLGPEVQQVLDETVALLPELIADFATDAQRQRDEVDALAARAHALASSAPVSTAEPHDPMLLEIFRNEAQSHLDSLDHFLQQAAEHVPLQVSDELQRALHTLKGSAYMAGVLPIAELARPLDHLTREYKAHRLPLDLDEVELLLEAQGLFQRGLRDLGSDPLAPIKGAADLISRTQSLLDQQLAALLDGPGTGLRIKRDPQLITNFLAQGMDILLDAESLLRRWQQHPGERQELTALLDELTTLGEGAHIADLHPIDALCEALLDLYGAVEESSLAVSERFFLEAEQAHEALINMLDQLAAGQEISPAPARVQALRELLDDALDPSATGLVKSDGSRALSISELGAATAQLGQQTAMDDEIVDIFLEEAVDILDSAGQSLKRWLLEPDNATPLSSLQRDLHTLKGGARMAEIDPVSDLAHELECLYEGLVDRRYSYSTELSLVLMASHERLALQLEELQHRQPLSDGAELVAKLRELRQSSTPTTPVAAEPASGADPELLDIFLEEAADILDSSGSALVRWQAEPGNRQEVETLLRDLHTLKGGARMVEIGPIGDLAHELEFLYEGLSAGLLAPTPELFALLQGCHDRLAQMIDAVADGLPVGSVDKLIERIKSLVHPSDEPVMPVALPAGKGEAVIDPAADMVKISADLLDDLVNLAGETSIFRGRIEQQVNDARIALNEVQTTIERMRDQLRRLDSETQSRLLSRQQAEAERLGYEEFDPLEMDRHSQLQQLSRALSESASDLLDLKDTLERRNQDAHDLLQQQARINTELQEGLMRTRMVPFERMLPRLKRIVRQVAQELGKDVEFIVGNAEGEMDRNVLERMAAPLEHMLRNAVDHGLESREIRLQAGKPEKGRITLDLTHEGGDIVFDMRDDGAGVPLEAVRRKAIKRGLLGPDQEISDRDVLQFILQPGFSTAEKITQISGRGVGMDVVHEEVRQLGGSMVIDSTPGAGVHFRIRLPFTVSVNRALMVQCADDQYAIPLNTIEGLVRVLPHELAGHYQQDPPHYEYAGQRYELFYLGDLLHTVSRPKLLGQYQPVPVLLVHCNERRVAVHVDAMAGTREIVVKGLGPQFAAVQGLSGATILGDGRVVLIIDLLAHIRARQPAMPAQAVDAPLILNDPLKKRPLLVLVVDDSVTVRKVTSRLLERNGMNVLTAKDGIDAIAVLEEHTPDLMLLDIEMPRMDGFEVAIQVRNDPRLMRLPIIMITSRTGQKHRDRAMAIGVNDYLGKPYQESVLLESIAYWSKSHA
- a CDS encoding chemotaxis protein CheW, whose amino-acid sequence is MLDHRASQLTGLLLPLADRHLVLPNVAIAELIDFQRGEPASDAPPWYLRQVTWRDRQIPLISFEAVCGEASVTGERSRIVVLNALGGRPTLKFIALVIQGIPRSYKLDSELSYVDVPLCPLELAAVQVGEQVAKVPDLMGLEALLVESGLA